In a genomic window of Methanoregula sp. UBA64:
- a CDS encoding universal stress protein, with protein MFTNILVAIDGSEASDLALKRAVDEAKVWNAKLHAIYVVETGLFTSLPADNTVEIMYRVLETEGNAVLEKAKKAAATSGVALITHMKQGHAGTEIIGLAELEKADLIVAGSHGKSQTDKLLIGSVSTYVTAHSPVTTMVVRS; from the coding sequence GTGTTTACTAACATTCTTGTTGCTATCGATGGTTCAGAAGCAAGCGATCTGGCGCTGAAGCGGGCTGTCGACGAGGCAAAGGTGTGGAATGCAAAGCTCCATGCCATTTATGTGGTAGAGACCGGCCTTTTCACATCTCTCCCGGCGGACAACACGGTCGAAATCATGTACCGTGTGCTCGAAACCGAGGGAAATGCAGTCCTTGAGAAGGCAAAGAAAGCTGCTGCAACCAGCGGGGTCGCACTTATCACCCATATGAAGCAGGGCCACGCAGGAACGGAAATAATTGGTCTTGCAGAACTGGAGAAGGCAGACCTGATCGTTGCCGGTTCCCATGGGAAAAGCCAGACCGACAAGCTGTTGATCGGAAGTGTCAGTACATACGTCACCGCCCACAGCCCGGTGACGACCATGGTGGTGAGATCATAA
- a CDS encoding CBS domain-containing protein, giving the protein MLVKDYMTVDVVHVDIPGNRDDVLKILKRTGISGVPVLKNKKLVGIITRKDLLRKPEETQLGLLMTSKPVTIGPDEDIRTAAKLLVSHHIRRLPVVEDGKLIGLLSVADLIHAIAQLKIKEEIKDVYTSNTFALWEETPLPLVGRVMEISGVDAIPILNADSVLLGIISERDLIRNSSIEDSVGVSDFSNGTDDDEWTWESIRDNHTISFGISRVQLPNRQVKLAMVKNVVAVPKNAEVSECALKMRRSRVDQLPVVNGDKRLVAMLYDRELIRVLCKEDTE; this is encoded by the coding sequence ATGCTTGTTAAGGATTACATGACCGTGGACGTTGTCCACGTCGATATCCCCGGTAACCGCGATGATGTCCTCAAGATCCTCAAGAGGACGGGCATTTCGGGAGTACCCGTACTGAAAAACAAGAAGCTTGTCGGTATTATTACCCGGAAAGACCTTTTGAGGAAACCCGAAGAGACCCAGCTGGGCCTCCTGATGACCTCAAAACCTGTCACGATCGGGCCCGATGAGGATATCCGGACCGCGGCAAAGCTTCTGGTCTCCCATCATATCCGGAGGCTGCCGGTTGTCGAAGATGGCAAGCTTATCGGCCTGCTCTCTGTTGCCGACCTCATCCATGCGATTGCCCAGCTGAAGATCAAGGAAGAGATCAAGGATGTCTATACCAGCAATACCTTTGCTCTCTGGGAAGAGACCCCCCTCCCGCTGGTGGGACGCGTCATGGAGATCTCCGGTGTGGATGCCATTCCTATCCTGAACGCAGACAGCGTCCTTCTGGGTATCATCTCTGAACGCGACCTGATCCGGAATTCGAGTATCGAGGATTCCGTCGGGGTAAGCGATTTCTCGAACGGTACCGATGACGACGAGTGGACCTGGGAGAGCATCCGGGACAACCACACGATCAGCTTCGGGATCTCCCGGGTCCAGCTGCCCAACCGGCAGGTAAAACTCGCCATGGTCAAAAACGTAGTTGCCGTTCCGAAAAATGCCGAAGTCAGCGAATGTGCATTAAAGATGCGCAGATCCCGTGTTGATCAACTGCCAGTGGTAAACGGCGACAAGCGCCTGGTCGCAATGCTGTACGACCGGGAACTCATTCGTGTTCTTTGCAAAGAAGACACCGAATGA
- the psmB gene encoding archaeal proteasome endopeptidase complex subunit beta — protein MPEQYPESMKGTTTVGLVFADGVILATEKRATMGYLIASKRAKKVYQIADRIGMTIAGGVGDAQQLARIITVECNLYQIRRSRAITVGASSTLLSNYLNQNRYMPYYVQLLVGGVDEHGPSVYSVDALGGATKESDIVSTGSGSPMAYGVLEDRYHADMTEDEAIELAIRALKSAMKRDAGSGEGVHVVVITKDKFQELGEDDLKKYLPKISA, from the coding sequence ATGCCTGAACAATACCCGGAGTCCATGAAAGGGACGACCACAGTTGGCCTGGTTTTTGCCGACGGGGTAATCCTCGCGACAGAAAAACGTGCAACCATGGGATACCTGATTGCAAGCAAGCGTGCAAAAAAGGTATACCAGATCGCCGACCGCATTGGCATGACCATTGCGGGAGGTGTGGGTGATGCCCAGCAGCTGGCCCGGATCATCACGGTCGAATGCAACCTGTACCAGATCCGCAGGTCCCGTGCGATCACCGTAGGTGCATCGTCTACCCTGCTCTCGAATTACCTAAACCAGAACCGGTATATGCCCTATTACGTCCAGCTCCTGGTGGGCGGAGTCGACGAGCACGGGCCGAGTGTCTATTCCGTCGATGCCCTTGGCGGGGCAACAAAAGAGAGCGATATTGTTTCCACGGGTTCAGGCTCCCCCATGGCATATGGTGTCCTTGAAGACCGGTACCATGCGGACATGACCGAGGACGAAGCAATCGAACTGGCGATCCGGGCTCTCAAGTCCGCCATGAAACGGGATGCAGGATCCGGCGAAGGCGTACATGTCGTCGTTATAACAAAAGACAAGTTCCAGGAACTTGGCGAGGACGACCTTAAAAAATATCTCCCAAAAATTTCTGCATAA
- a CDS encoding amidohydrolase family protein, whose amino-acid sequence MKAPLIISGHALLGEDLEAQPVDIVIEQGRITAIEDNPRAPNIWICPAFFNAHTHLADTLAMDCGSTGDLASLVTPPNGLKHRLLAQASHQDLIRAMRRSMEGMIHAGTAGCADFREGGEPGVRALNEASEGLKFDPVILGRDGGDAVANGLGISSTRDIPNVEEQVAAAKRAGRLVAFHAGEQDSEDVDAALAFDPDLIVHMTHATTKQIRECADRQIPIAVCPRSNWILGVTASSRQPPVSRMLRLGCRVLLGTDNVMFVPPDLFSEMAFTATVYRLDPLTVLRSAIAGSAFTGNSFFIRKGGRATLFTLDPSQSALDFSRDPVASIVKRAPVGQIRNNVFNL is encoded by the coding sequence ATGAAAGCCCCGCTGATTATATCAGGACATGCCCTGCTGGGCGAGGATCTCGAAGCGCAGCCGGTCGATATCGTGATCGAACAGGGCCGGATAACGGCAATCGAGGATAATCCCCGCGCCCCCAATATCTGGATATGCCCCGCGTTTTTCAATGCCCATACCCATCTTGCGGATACCCTAGCCATGGACTGCGGGAGCACGGGGGATCTTGCAAGCCTTGTGACTCCCCCGAACGGCCTCAAGCACCGGCTTCTGGCGCAGGCATCTCATCAGGATCTTATCCGTGCCATGCGCAGATCCATGGAGGGTATGATACATGCAGGCACTGCAGGCTGTGCGGATTTCCGCGAGGGGGGAGAGCCGGGTGTCAGGGCACTTAATGAGGCCTCGGAAGGGCTGAAGTTTGACCCGGTGATCCTTGGCCGTGATGGGGGAGATGCGGTTGCCAATGGCTTGGGCATCAGCAGTACCCGGGATATTCCGAATGTGGAAGAGCAGGTTGCTGCGGCAAAACGTGCAGGACGGCTCGTTGCATTCCATGCCGGGGAACAGGACAGCGAGGATGTGGATGCCGCCCTTGCATTCGATCCCGACCTGATCGTCCACATGACCCATGCAACCACAAAACAGATCCGGGAATGTGCCGACCGGCAGATTCCCATTGCGGTCTGCCCCCGTTCTAACTGGATCCTTGGCGTCACAGCATCTTCCCGCCAGCCCCCGGTTTCCCGAATGCTCCGGCTCGGGTGCAGGGTGCTGCTTGGTACGGACAACGTGATGTTCGTTCCCCCGGATCTGTTCTCTGAAATGGCCTTTACCGCGACCGTGTACCGTCTCGATCCCCTCACCGTGCTCCGGTCTGCCATTGCGGGCTCAGCATTCACCGGGAATAGTTTTTTCATCCGTAAAGGTGGGCGCGCAACCCTTTTTACGCTCGATCCATCGCAATCTGCGCTTGATTTCAGCCGCGATCCGGTAGCGTCCATTGTAAAACGGGCGCCGGTCGGCCAAATCAGGAACAACGTTTTTAATTTGTAA
- a CDS encoding coenzyme F420-0:L-glutamate ligase, producing MENIIVTGIRGLPLIKKGDDIAAMICDKVSVEDGDILSLASTVYSKAQGHTRALSEIKPAERAIRLGKLNGEDPRFVQAVLDASKEIILEHPFIMSELPWGHIGVRAGVDQSNIDDGMVIFLPPDPMKAAEEVRNRIEKITGKKIGVIITDTCGRSFRRGQTGHAIGWSGFTAIRDFRGDTDLFGHELKITEEAVVDELAGFANFVMGESNNGVPAVLFRNCPVWTGHNNLYFSPAEDITRRLLKEQHPK from the coding sequence ATGGAAAATATTATTGTTACCGGCATACGGGGCCTGCCGCTTATAAAAAAGGGAGACGACATTGCTGCGATGATCTGCGATAAGGTAAGTGTTGAAGACGGCGATATCCTCTCCCTTGCATCAACGGTATATTCTAAAGCGCAGGGGCACACCCGGGCCCTTTCTGAGATCAAACCCGCGGAACGAGCGATACGGCTCGGGAAACTCAATGGGGAAGATCCCCGGTTTGTCCAGGCCGTGCTCGATGCATCAAAGGAGATTATTCTGGAGCACCCGTTTATCATGTCCGAACTTCCCTGGGGCCATATCGGGGTCCGGGCCGGTGTTGACCAGAGCAATATCGATGACGGCATGGTTATCTTCCTTCCTCCGGACCCCATGAAGGCGGCAGAAGAGGTGCGGAACAGGATAGAGAAGATCACCGGGAAAAAGATCGGCGTAATTATTACTGACACCTGCGGGAGGTCGTTTAGGCGCGGGCAGACCGGCCACGCCATTGGGTGGAGCGGATTTACTGCGATCAGGGACTTCAGAGGGGATACCGATCTCTTCGGTCATGAACTCAAGATCACTGAAGAAGCGGTGGTTGACGAGCTTGCCGGGTTTGCAAATTTTGTGATGGGCGAGAGTAACAATGGCGTCCCGGCAGTGCTTTTCAGGAACTGCCCGGTATGGACCGGTCATAATAACCTGTACTTCTCACCTGCCGAAGATATCACCCGGCGTCTGCTCAAAGAGCAGCACCCGAAGTAG
- a CDS encoding preprotein translocase subunit Sec61beta has protein sequence MAKKQGGRLLSSAGLVNYYESEDRRAVHISPITVMAIAAIIGIITLVFNILYSVHA, from the coding sequence ATGGCAAAGAAACAAGGTGGAAGATTACTTTCCTCAGCGGGTCTCGTCAACTATTACGAGAGCGAAGACCGGCGTGCAGTTCATATCAGCCCCATCACGGTCATGGCAATTGCCGCAATCATCGGCATCATTACCCTCGTCTTCAACATTCTCTATTCTGTTCATGCGTAA
- a CDS encoding MFS transporter, whose protein sequence is MAESPVQIAIVCLGIFATMALSNAIVPVLPAFAGTSAWQGAVYAAYFFGAFVSTLPGGLLTDRYGTLPVMRTGLVLTLLSGAFLFLASSPVLVVVCRAGEGIGTGLFVASALAYVNSRPDHVRMSGYYMAMLNLGLVLGLLLSGWLAVYFSSPVVGIGFFTVCTAVALLGTAAAGRSGDVPRKERDAASVFSFIRGNLWLWYSAVVLVGITGVASSLYPDYSKISPDLVGFWIAAMSVATIVTVLVASRIRRFSGRIILGSSLLMAGAVLFIPVSPVAFVILGALAGVVMIAQMAFLAQVPGRQGLLMGLFSTASYLGMAILPFLAGIIADSAGFLMAFAFAAILGLTVAVATIGVMSSSSPSSE, encoded by the coding sequence ATGGCAGAATCACCGGTGCAGATCGCAATCGTGTGCCTTGGCATCTTTGCCACCATGGCGCTCTCGAATGCGATCGTCCCGGTGCTGCCGGCATTTGCCGGTACCTCCGCATGGCAGGGCGCAGTCTATGCTGCATATTTTTTTGGTGCCTTTGTCTCCACGCTTCCGGGAGGTCTTCTCACCGACCGTTACGGGACTCTGCCGGTCATGCGCACGGGACTGGTCCTGACCTTACTCTCCGGTGCGTTTCTTTTTCTTGCCTCTTCTCCGGTCCTTGTTGTTGTCTGCCGGGCAGGTGAAGGAATTGGCACCGGTCTTTTTGTCGCATCTGCCCTTGCCTATGTCAATTCCCGGCCGGATCATGTCCGCATGAGCGGGTACTACATGGCGATGCTCAACCTCGGGCTGGTTCTTGGTCTTCTTCTCTCCGGCTGGCTTGCGGTGTATTTTTCATCACCGGTCGTTGGGATAGGTTTCTTTACCGTATGTACCGCCGTTGCGTTACTGGGGACCGCGGCTGCCGGCAGATCCGGGGATGTGCCGCGAAAAGAGCGGGATGCTGCCAGCGTCTTTTCGTTTATCCGCGGTAATCTCTGGCTCTGGTATTCGGCCGTTGTCCTTGTCGGGATCACCGGTGTTGCATCGTCCCTGTATCCGGACTACTCTAAAATTTCCCCGGACCTTGTTGGATTCTGGATCGCCGCCATGAGCGTCGCCACCATTGTTACGGTCCTTGTGGCATCCCGGATCCGGCGTTTCAGCGGGAGGATTATCCTCGGGTCATCCCTCCTTATGGCAGGTGCGGTTCTGTTTATACCAGTTTCCCCGGTTGCCTTTGTCATCCTCGGTGCCCTTGCCGGCGTTGTTATGATCGCCCAGATGGCATTCCTGGCACAGGTTCCCGGCCGTCAGGGCCTTCTTATGGGCCTGTTCTCTACGGCCAGTTACCTCGGGATGGCCATCCTTCCCTTCCTTGCCGGAATCATCGCAGATTCTGCGGGATTTTTAATGGCATTTGCTTTTGCTGCAATCCTCGGACTGACCGTGGCAGTGGCCACGATCGGCGTGATGTCGTCATCATCCCCCTCGTCGGAATAA
- a CDS encoding beta-CASP ribonuclease aCPSF1, producing the protein MLIEDRLKELKDKINEKVPAGITVQQVEFEGPELVIYTDDPKKFADEADLIRVLARDLRKRIVVRPTILEDPEKAAVEIRAVVPESSGITDIFFDADTGEVLIEAEKPGVVIGKNGTTLRDITRHIGWTPKVVRTPPIESSTVKQVRQYLRSVNEDRKQFLRTIGRRIHRDIVARDETGNALKKDQWVRVTTLGCCREVGRAAFLLTTPDSRVLIDCGEKPDNAGGTPYLYVPEIHPLAQLDAVVLTHAHLDHCALIPLLYKYGYEGPVYSTPPTRDLSAMLQLDYLDVINKEGRKIPYSSNEVKTYIRHSITLNYGSVTDIAPDIKLTFHNAGHILGSAIAHFHVGDGLYNIAFTGDFNYSKSRLFNPAINQFPRLETLFMESTYGGSNDFQPARSDAEEKLYETINAVLSRGGKVIIPAFAVGRSQEVMLALEEGMRLGKIPQVKIYIDGMIREATAIHTTYPEYLNTDLRNLIFREGHNPFLAECFQQVDSSEVREKVVNGDPCVIISTSGMLNGGPIMEYLLSLAEDEKNALVFVGYQADGTLGRRIQKGWREVPMGRKGTITINLEIVTVDGFSGHSDRRQLMNYIGQIQPRPEKIFCIHGDENNTIDLASSIYKRYHIQTHSPMNLETYRMC; encoded by the coding sequence ATGTTAATCGAAGACCGGCTAAAAGAGCTTAAGGACAAGATCAACGAGAAGGTGCCCGCAGGCATTACCGTACAGCAGGTGGAATTCGAAGGCCCGGAACTGGTTATCTACACCGATGACCCAAAGAAGTTTGCCGATGAAGCAGACCTGATCCGGGTTCTTGCGCGTGACCTGAGGAAAAGGATCGTTGTCCGCCCGACCATTCTCGAAGATCCCGAAAAGGCTGCCGTTGAGATACGGGCGGTTGTTCCTGAATCTTCCGGTATTACCGATATCTTTTTCGATGCAGATACCGGGGAAGTCCTCATTGAAGCGGAGAAACCCGGTGTTGTTATTGGCAAGAACGGTACTACGCTTCGCGATATCACCCGCCATATCGGCTGGACACCCAAGGTCGTCCGTACTCCCCCCATAGAGAGCAGCACGGTCAAGCAGGTCCGGCAGTACCTTCGTTCAGTCAACGAGGACCGCAAGCAGTTCCTGCGTACCATCGGCAGGAGGATCCACCGCGATATCGTTGCGCGTGACGAGACCGGCAATGCCCTCAAGAAGGATCAGTGGGTTCGTGTCACTACGCTCGGCTGCTGCCGGGAAGTAGGGCGTGCAGCATTTCTCCTTACCACCCCGGACAGCCGGGTCCTCATCGATTGCGGGGAGAAACCGGACAATGCCGGGGGAACCCCCTACCTGTACGTACCGGAGATTCACCCCCTTGCCCAGCTCGATGCTGTTGTCCTTACCCATGCCCACCTCGACCACTGTGCCCTCATCCCGCTCCTTTACAAGTACGGGTACGAAGGCCCGGTCTATTCCACCCCGCCCACCCGGGACCTTTCCGCAATGCTCCAGCTGGACTATCTCGATGTCATCAACAAAGAAGGCCGGAAGATCCCCTACAGCTCAAACGAGGTCAAGACCTATATCCGGCATTCCATAACCCTCAATTACGGCAGCGTAACCGATATTGCCCCGGATATCAAGCTCACCTTCCATAATGCCGGCCATATCCTCGGCTCTGCCATTGCCCATTTCCATGTTGGCGACGGCCTGTACAACATCGCCTTTACCGGCGATTTCAACTACAGCAAGAGCCGTCTTTTTAACCCGGCAATCAACCAGTTCCCCCGGCTCGAAACGCTCTTCATGGAGAGCACGTACGGCGGCTCGAACGATTTCCAGCCAGCCCGGTCCGATGCGGAAGAAAAACTCTACGAGACCATCAACGCGGTGCTCTCGCGGGGCGGCAAGGTGATCATTCCGGCATTTGCAGTCGGCCGGTCGCAGGAAGTTATGCTCGCTCTGGAAGAGGGGATGCGCCTTGGCAAGATCCCGCAGGTCAAGATCTACATCGACGGCATGATCCGGGAAGCTACCGCGATCCACACGACCTACCCGGAGTACCTCAATACCGACCTGCGCAACCTCATATTCCGGGAAGGGCACAACCCGTTCCTTGCCGAATGCTTCCAGCAGGTCGATTCGTCCGAAGTCCGGGAAAAAGTAGTCAACGGCGACCCCTGCGTAATCATCTCGACAAGCGGGATGCTCAACGGCGGCCCGATCATGGAATACCTCTTAAGCCTCGCGGAAGACGAGAAGAACGCCCTTGTCTTTGTCGGATACCAGGCAGACGGCACGCTTGGCCGGCGCATCCAGAAAGGATGGCGCGAGGTGCCGATGGGACGCAAAGGTACGATCACCATCAACCTCGAGATCGTGACCGTTGACGGTTTCTCGGGTCACTCGGACCGCCGCCAGCTGATGAATTACATAGGCCAGATCCAGCCGCGGCCGGAAAAAATATTCTGCATCCACGGCGACGAGAACAATACCATCGATCTTGCCAGTTCCATCTACAAGCGGTACCATATCCAGACCCATTCCCCGATGAACCTGGAAACCTACCGCATGTGCTGA